In Synergistaceae bacterium, a single window of DNA contains:
- a CDS encoding fumarylacetoacetate hydrolase family protein encodes MVKKEQPIRYCRFWVDGRSYSGQIRGNSIDIVEGDPFTGLSPIRLSYPVDRVKFLPPLIPKKIWCVGRNYLGHVKELNNEVPKEPLIFMKSVTAIIGSNDFIRIPNWAGRIDYEGELAVVIGKGGRNITEEEAIGHIIGYSIMNDVTAREMQKDDGQWTRAKSFDTFAPFGPTVLMTSDMPEDACIRTTLNGRIVQQASFSQMIFPVRRLISHISRFATLEPGDVIATGTPEGVGPMKAGDLVEVEIDGIGKLRNICSE; translated from the coding sequence ATGGTAAAGAAAGAACAGCCAATACGCTACTGCCGCTTCTGGGTCGATGGGCGCTCTTACTCAGGACAGATACGCGGTAACTCTATAGATATTGTCGAGGGAGATCCTTTTACGGGGCTGTCTCCTATACGTCTGAGCTATCCTGTCGACAGGGTCAAATTCCTGCCGCCGCTGATACCAAAGAAGATCTGGTGCGTGGGGCGCAACTACCTTGGACATGTGAAAGAACTCAATAATGAAGTGCCAAAGGAACCGCTGATATTCATGAAGTCCGTTACGGCGATAATAGGCTCAAACGATTTCATCAGGATCCCAAACTGGGCCGGGCGCATTGACTATGAGGGTGAACTCGCAGTGGTCATAGGCAAGGGCGGCCGCAACATAACGGAAGAAGAGGCTATCGGCCATATCATTGGCTATTCAATAATGAACGATGTGACAGCGCGTGAGATGCAGAAAGACGATGGACAATGGACGCGCGCAAAAAGCTTTGATACGTTTGCTCCGTTTGGGCCGACCGTACTGATGACGAGCGATATGCCTGAGGATGCCTGCATACGCACCACTCTCAATGGCAGGATCGTCCAGCAGGCCTCATTTTCGCAGATGATATTCCCGGTAAGGCGGCTTATATCGCACATCAGCAGATTTGCGACGCTTGAACCGGGCGATGTGATAGCGACGGGCACGCCGGAGGGAGTCGGTCCGATGAAAGCCGGAGATCTTGTCGAAGTTGAAATCGATGGCATAGGCAAGCTTCGCAATATCTGCAGCGAATAA
- a CDS encoding MBL fold metallo-hydrolase: MKISGSVSSAFKKSLSLSLSAIFIALILLSATVTSAAADSVGSGKPDKMPEMHFYVLNVGQGDCSLFIFPNGQTMLIDAGTEDSGKGIVRYLKSCGVKKIDCLVATHPHSDHIGGMKTVIEKFKIGKIWDSGFILGSKPQKDFYITIKNKNIRFGRPKRGYSEKFGEVLVEVLAPAAELRNTDSDANNNCLVLLITYGKVSFLMAGDMEEEERRTIEPLPLCAVLKAAHHGSKNGTDMRMLRETSPIAVILSYGKDNSYGFPHKEVVLALSKMRIKRFDTVNGALKFRTDGISLTYPKNREVFAVEK, encoded by the coding sequence ATGAAAATATCGGGATCGGTATCCTCGGCGTTTAAAAAATCTTTGAGTTTGTCTCTTTCTGCCATATTTATTGCCTTGATATTGCTTTCAGCGACGGTCACTTCGGCAGCGGCTGACAGCGTCGGCAGCGGAAAACCGGACAAAATGCCGGAGATGCATTTTTATGTACTAAACGTAGGACAGGGAGATTGCTCCCTTTTCATATTCCCGAACGGACAGACGATGCTGATAGATGCAGGAACGGAGGATTCCGGCAAGGGCATAGTCAGATATCTTAAGAGCTGCGGCGTTAAAAAAATAGACTGTCTGGTCGCGACTCATCCGCACTCCGACCACATAGGCGGCATGAAGACCGTCATAGAAAAGTTTAAGATAGGTAAAATTTGGGATTCGGGCTTTATCCTCGGCTCAAAACCGCAGAAAGATTTTTATATAACGATAAAGAACAAAAATATACGTTTCGGACGTCCGAAACGCGGTTACTCGGAAAAGTTCGGCGAAGTGCTCGTTGAAGTGCTCGCTCCGGCGGCAGAGTTGAGGAACACAGACAGCGACGCGAACAACAACTGTCTGGTGCTGCTCATAACCTATGGCAAAGTCAGTTTTCTCATGGCGGGAGACATGGAGGAAGAGGAGCGCAGGACAATAGAACCATTGCCTCTGTGTGCCGTGCTGAAGGCAGCTCACCATGGCAGCAAGAACGGAACGGACATGCGCATGCTGCGCGAGACATCTCCAATCGCAGTCATACTCAGCTACGGGAAGGACAACTCCTATGGATTCCCTCACAAAGAAGTAGTCCTGGCTCTTTCTAAGATGCGTATCAAGCGTTTTGACACAGTCAACGGAGCTCTGAAATTCCGGACTGACGGCATCAGCCTTACTTATCCGAAAAACAGGGAGGTATTCGCAGTTGAAAAATAA
- the arcC gene encoding carbamate kinase, which yields MPSKFTKVVIALGGNALQEAGTPPTAEAQLEVVRKTCEFLADISCRGYEMAIVHGNGPQVGRIALSQEIAAKQDPTLPAMPFDVCGAMSQGYIGYQIQQCLRDALRNRNRNVPVVTLITQVIVDENDKAFENPTKPIGPFYSEEEAKRLQKEKGYTVKEDAGRGWRRVVASPTPKRIAELDSVKRLWDSTIVITAGGGGIPVIENLDGSLTGVAAVIDKDLAAERLAEDMETDILLILTEVDKVCLNFNKPNQQELSHITVPEAIKYIDEGHFAAGSMLPKVMAAIKFARRFPGKKAIITSLYKATEALEGTEGTVITMA from the coding sequence ATGCCTTCAAAATTTACAAAGGTCGTTATCGCGCTTGGCGGCAACGCACTCCAGGAAGCCGGGACTCCTCCTACTGCGGAAGCGCAGCTTGAAGTTGTCCGCAAAACATGTGAATTCCTGGCGGATATAAGCTGCAGGGGATATGAGATGGCCATAGTCCACGGCAACGGTCCGCAGGTCGGGCGCATTGCGCTTTCACAGGAGATAGCCGCCAAACAAGATCCAACTCTTCCCGCAATGCCCTTCGACGTATGCGGTGCAATGAGCCAGGGCTATATCGGTTACCAGATACAGCAGTGTCTCCGCGACGCGCTCAGAAACCGGAACCGTAACGTCCCTGTGGTTACACTGATAACACAGGTGATCGTCGATGAGAACGACAAGGCATTTGAGAATCCGACAAAACCCATCGGTCCCTTCTACTCGGAGGAAGAGGCTAAAAGGCTTCAGAAAGAAAAGGGCTACACCGTAAAGGAAGACGCAGGACGCGGCTGGCGCAGAGTAGTAGCTTCACCGACACCGAAGCGTATCGCTGAACTTGATTCCGTCAAGCGCCTCTGGGATTCAACAATAGTCATAACAGCCGGCGGCGGCGGGATCCCTGTAATAGAAAACCTCGACGGATCGCTTACAGGCGTCGCTGCCGTCATAGACAAAGATCTGGCGGCTGAACGCCTTGCGGAAGACATGGAGACAGATATCCTCCTCATTCTAACCGAGGTGGATAAGGTCTGCCTGAACTTCAATAAGCCGAATCAGCAGGAATTGAGCCATATAACGGTCCCGGAAGCCATCAAATACATCGACGAGGGCCATTTCGCAGCCGGCAGCATGCTCCCCAAGGTGATGGCTGCAATCAAGTTCGCACGCCGATTCCCCGGCAAGAAGGCCATCATCACATCGCTTTACAAAGCCACAGAAGCTCTTGAGGGAACAGAGGGCACCGTAATAACAATGGCATAA
- a CDS encoding LysE family transporter, whose protein sequence is MQWGPFLSFVLIACYTPGPNIIFAMNTARLFGFRRALPLIFGMAVGLFAVMTLNALANIFIAEIMPQILPWLRIAGALYLLWLAWKVAFPQKTAGNKNLLQEKVPGIIDGFTLQFLNPKVILFGFTAMSAFIAPWTNSKAIFFLCGIFLLVNCVAALIIWALFGDAQRRFLTKYSRMTDIIMGCLLAWCAFTVSGISRFF, encoded by the coding sequence ATGCAGTGGGGACCGTTCCTTTCGTTTGTCTTGATCGCCTGCTATACGCCGGGACCGAACATTATCTTTGCGATGAACACAGCGCGGCTCTTCGGCTTTAGAAGAGCGCTGCCGCTGATTTTCGGAATGGCCGTGGGGTTGTTTGCCGTGATGACGCTCAACGCGCTCGCAAATATATTCATCGCCGAGATAATGCCGCAGATATTGCCTTGGCTGCGCATAGCAGGTGCATTATATCTTCTCTGGCTTGCATGGAAGGTTGCTTTCCCGCAAAAAACGGCTGGAAACAAAAATCTCCTTCAGGAAAAAGTTCCCGGGATCATTGACGGGTTCACTCTGCAGTTTCTGAACCCAAAAGTCATTCTGTTCGGTTTCACTGCCATGTCAGCCTTTATAGCACCATGGACAAATTCAAAAGCTATCTTCTTCCTCTGCGGCATATTCCTGCTCGTAAATTGTGTGGCAGCGCTTATAATTTGGGCTCTTTTCGGCGATGCGCAGCGCCGCTTCTTAACGAAATATTCAAGGATGACAGACATAATAATGGGATGCCTGCTCGCATGGTGCGCTTTTACTGTCTCGGGGATCTCACGTTTTTTCTAA
- the pepF gene encoding oligoendopeptidase F: MADKSATETELSLGGGAVLPKREDIPDTYKWKLSDIYESEAKWEDEFKLIKIRLPEIAAFRGRLGESAATLLDCFKLRDELSITLGKLVVYANMKSHENTAESKYQGLSNRVSTLSVEFSSVTSFITPEILSIPDEKLKEYVEDPALKDYAFGLKELLRQRGHVLSQAEESILARTGDMAGIADNVFSMLTNADMHFPSIKDENGKSIDMSEERAVSYLRSRKRDVRKAAFNSLYKPYLEMKNTLGATFDGMLRTSKFYAEVRKYDSPLSAALDGDNIPESVYSSLVDTLESNLAPMHRYMTMRKKVLRVKELHMYDLYTPLVREPFNDISWSEAKQMMYDSLAPLGNEYLAQVKEGLDSGWVDVFPNKGKRSGAYSWGSYGTHPYIFMNYTNSLNDVSTLVHEMGHSIHSYYSRRSQPYATADYCIFTAEVASTTNEVLFLSHLISATEDKRKKLYLLNRRLENIRTTVYRQTMFASFEHEVHKRAATGDDTTPDGLRSLWYDLNRKYYGPDIVIDEALKMEWARIPHFYNPFYVYQYATGYSAATALAKDILEKGKPARDKYLSFLSMGGSDYPINLLKHAGVDMSTPAPVKAVVKIFVETLDDMQKLLEK, encoded by the coding sequence ATGGCAGATAAATCTGCAACTGAGACAGAATTATCCCTCGGCGGAGGCGCTGTTTTACCTAAACGCGAAGATATCCCTGATACATACAAATGGAAGCTGAGCGATATCTATGAAAGTGAAGCTAAGTGGGAGGACGAATTTAAGCTTATAAAAATACGTCTGCCTGAGATCGCGGCATTTAGGGGCAGACTTGGAGAATCAGCCGCGACTCTGCTGGATTGCTTCAAACTGCGGGACGAACTTTCCATAACACTTGGCAAGCTAGTAGTATACGCTAACATGAAAAGTCACGAGAATACGGCGGAGTCAAAGTACCAGGGGCTATCCAACAGGGTCTCCACTCTTTCCGTTGAATTCTCGTCCGTCACAAGTTTCATCACACCTGAGATCCTTTCAATACCGGATGAAAAATTAAAAGAATACGTCGAAGATCCGGCACTGAAAGATTACGCGTTCGGACTGAAAGAGCTTCTGCGCCAACGCGGACACGTTCTGTCACAGGCGGAAGAATCAATACTTGCCCGTACCGGCGACATGGCCGGCATTGCGGACAATGTTTTCTCAATGCTGACGAACGCCGACATGCACTTCCCCTCAATAAAAGATGAGAATGGGAAAAGCATAGATATGTCGGAAGAGCGCGCCGTCTCATACCTCCGTTCGAGGAAGCGCGATGTGCGCAAAGCGGCGTTCAATTCGTTGTACAAGCCCTATCTGGAAATGAAAAATACTCTGGGGGCAACTTTCGACGGTATGCTCAGGACTTCAAAGTTCTACGCCGAGGTACGCAAATATGATTCCCCCCTATCTGCCGCACTGGACGGAGACAACATCCCCGAGTCCGTCTACAGCAGCCTTGTCGACACGCTTGAATCAAACCTTGCGCCAATGCACCGCTACATGACCATGCGCAAAAAGGTCCTGCGAGTCAAAGAACTCCACATGTATGACTTGTACACGCCCCTGGTCCGGGAGCCGTTCAATGACATATCATGGAGCGAAGCAAAGCAGATGATGTATGATTCACTTGCCCCTCTTGGCAATGAATATCTTGCTCAGGTAAAAGAAGGCCTTGACAGCGGCTGGGTAGATGTTTTCCCAAACAAGGGGAAACGCAGCGGCGCATACTCCTGGGGAAGCTACGGCACACACCCGTATATCTTCATGAACTACACGAACAGCCTCAATGATGTATCAACGCTGGTACATGAGATGGGACATTCAATACACAGCTATTACTCGCGCAGGAGCCAGCCTTACGCTACTGCGGACTATTGCATTTTCACCGCTGAGGTCGCTTCAACGACCAACGAAGTCCTCTTCCTGAGCCACCTTATTTCCGCTACCGAAGATAAGAGGAAAAAACTGTATCTCCTGAACCGCAGGCTCGAAAACATCCGAACTACCGTCTACCGGCAAACTATGTTCGCATCATTCGAGCATGAGGTCCACAAGCGAGCGGCAACAGGCGATGACACGACACCGGACGGCCTTCGATCCCTCTGGTACGACCTTAACAGAAAATACTACGGGCCGGATATAGTAATAGACGAGGCGCTTAAGATGGAGTGGGCACGGATCCCGCACTTCTACAACCCGTTCTACGTCTATCAGTACGCCACCGGCTACTCTGCCGCAACCGCGCTTGCAAAGGATATCCTTGAAAAGGGGAAACCGGCCCGTGATAAATACCTTAGCTTTCTTTCCATGGGCGGATCAGACTATCCGATCAACCTGCTAAAACACGCAGGAGTGGACATGAGCACACCGGCGCCTGTCAAAGCTGTCGTTAAAATATTTGTGGAGACACTGGACGATATGCAGAAACTGCTAGAAAAATAA
- a CDS encoding pyridoxal phosphate-dependent aminotransferase, with translation MKYDFDSYIDRHNTNCEKWDWLKETFGRDDLLAMWVADMDFAAPPEVLDALRNKIDHGVLGYPIVPENVFRSIMNWEKTRHGWSFDKSAITWAPGVVAGLAFSLMAFTKPGDSVIIQTPVYPPFYRIINDAGRHIVKNPLRRENGRFVMDIDGLEKLITPTCRTLILCSPHNPVARVWTKDELTALAELAERKDMLIIADEIHQDLVFSDAKHTCFASISKDAGSRTLTFIAPSKTFNIAGLKASVAVIPDETLRGRYISVLERFHMNSLNMFGFIAMETAYGKCAEWLDQLMVYLEGNRDFTEKFVRERMPKAKMDHPEGTYIFWIDFRGYGFNSQTLENFLVNRANVALNNGLSFGIEGDGFARINVGTPRAKLAEGLERIANALETNIGDR, from the coding sequence ATGAAATACGATTTTGACAGCTATATAGACAGGCACAATACCAATTGCGAAAAATGGGATTGGCTTAAGGAGACATTCGGAAGAGACGACCTGCTGGCTATGTGGGTCGCAGATATGGATTTCGCCGCTCCTCCGGAGGTGCTTGATGCCCTTCGTAATAAAATCGACCATGGCGTGCTTGGTTATCCTATTGTCCCGGAAAATGTCTTCAGATCTATAATGAACTGGGAGAAGACCCGCCATGGGTGGAGCTTTGATAAGAGCGCAATAACATGGGCCCCAGGCGTAGTCGCGGGTCTCGCCTTTTCTTTGATGGCGTTCACCAAGCCCGGAGACAGCGTCATCATACAGACGCCGGTATATCCGCCGTTCTACAGGATCATAAACGACGCAGGCAGACACATAGTCAAAAATCCGCTGAGACGAGAAAACGGGCGTTTTGTGATGGATATTGACGGACTAGAGAAACTTATCACCCCCACATGCCGCACCCTTATCCTATGCAGCCCGCACAATCCGGTCGCTCGCGTCTGGACTAAGGATGAGCTCACGGCGCTGGCTGAGCTTGCCGAGCGCAAGGATATGCTGATAATTGCAGATGAGATCCATCAGGATCTGGTCTTCAGTGATGCAAAACATACATGCTTCGCGTCAATTTCAAAGGATGCGGGATCTCGGACGCTGACCTTCATAGCTCCGAGCAAGACGTTCAACATAGCGGGACTGAAAGCCTCGGTTGCCGTCATTCCCGACGAGACCCTGAGGGGGCGCTACATCTCCGTGCTTGAACGCTTTCACATGAACTCACTCAATATGTTTGGGTTTATAGCGATGGAAACGGCGTACGGTAAATGTGCCGAATGGCTGGACCAGCTTATGGTGTACCTCGAAGGCAACAGGGACTTCACTGAGAAATTTGTGCGTGAACGCATGCCGAAGGCGAAGATGGACCATCCCGAAGGAACGTATATATTCTGGATAGATTTCAGAGGCTATGGATTTAATTCTCAGACGCTGGAGAATTTCCTGGTCAACAGGGCTAATGTCGCGCTTAACAACGGACTGAGCTTTGGGATCGAGGGCGACGGTTTTGCCCGCATCAACGTGGGAACGCCGCGCGCCAAGCTTGCCGAGGGGCTTGAGAGGATAGCAAACGCACTTGAGACGAATATAGGGGATCGCTGA
- a CDS encoding AEC family transporter: protein MFGLFLVLPLMIIIITGNLLRVRGFYSERDVKTLTKTLYWVILPPLLFRTTFISGREILSQPNLLLALNVCYILTIIIAWCGAKYIFHKGNTGRIAVSAFSSIRANNIYLGFPVMYLAMGESGLHNASIYLAVSTISFQLFSIMTGEIALSGKPSLPGFLSILKRIALNPLIISCFGGIALALTGLEKLPTVLDETMKLMGNAATSVALLALGGTLELSRISRVVQMLRSTWADMIIKLFIHPALMWGLLILLPIPRPLLQATVMLSSMPSAVNCFILAKEMGMDGDYAADLVASTTVLGIISIPFWAAVLGIV, encoded by the coding sequence ATGTTTGGTCTATTTCTTGTACTTCCTCTGATGATAATCATTATAACTGGTAATCTCCTGAGGGTGCGTGGTTTTTATAGCGAGAGGGATGTAAAAACGCTCACCAAGACACTCTACTGGGTCATACTTCCCCCGCTTCTCTTCCGCACAACGTTTATCTCCGGAAGGGAGATCCTCTCCCAGCCGAACCTGCTGCTTGCGCTCAATGTCTGTTATATCTTAACTATAATCATAGCCTGGTGCGGGGCGAAATATATATTCCACAAGGGTAATACCGGACGCATAGCTGTCTCAGCTTTTTCTTCAATACGTGCGAACAACATCTACCTCGGTTTTCCCGTTATGTATCTTGCGATGGGGGAGTCCGGGCTCCACAATGCCTCAATTTACCTTGCGGTGAGCACTATATCGTTCCAGCTTTTTTCGATAATGACCGGCGAGATCGCACTTTCCGGAAAGCCAAGCCTTCCAGGTTTTCTCAGCATTCTTAAAAGGATCGCCCTCAATCCGCTTATCATCTCATGTTTCGGAGGTATTGCTCTGGCACTGACCGGCCTTGAAAAACTTCCGACTGTGCTTGATGAGACGATGAAACTGATGGGTAACGCGGCAACATCTGTTGCACTCCTTGCGCTCGGAGGTACGCTTGAGCTGTCACGGATAAGCAGAGTCGTTCAGATGCTTCGTTCCACATGGGCGGACATGATTATCAAACTTTTTATACACCCTGCGCTTATGTGGGGGCTTCTCATCCTTCTTCCGATACCGCGCCCCCTGCTTCAGGCAACAGTCATGCTCAGTTCAATGCCGTCGGCAGTGAACTGTTTCATACTTGCGAAGGAAATGGGCATGGACGGCGACTATGCGGCTGACCTTGTTGCATCAACGACTGTGCTAGGCATAATATCCATACCTTTCTGGGCCGCGGTACTTGGCATAGTCTGA